The Streptomyces sp. HUAS CB01 genome has a segment encoding these proteins:
- a CDS encoding ABC transporter ATP-binding protein: MTTMTKTEDTPAPTGPEAFLSVRDLRVRFSTEDGIVKAVDGLSFDVERGKTLGIVGESGSGKSVTNLTVLGLHNRKTTDIDGEIVLDGQELTGASEKELEKLRGNKVAMIFQDPLTALSPYYTVGRQLSEPFMKHRGASKKEAKARAIEMLDKVGIPQPALRFNDYPHQFSGGMRQRAMIAMALMCDPDLLIADEPTTALDVTVQAQILDLLKDLQQEFGSAIIFITHDLGVIANMADDLLVMYAGRAVERGSVREVLQAPQHPYTWGLLSSMPRLGGDTGESLVPIPGSPPSLLNPPTGCPFHPRCAFTDKVSGASCSGERPLLGAGRSAACHLTGEQKQTIFIDQIKPRLG; this comes from the coding sequence GTGACCACAATGACCAAGACCGAAGACACACCGGCCCCGACCGGGCCGGAGGCCTTCCTCTCGGTCCGCGACCTGCGGGTGCGGTTCTCCACCGAGGACGGCATCGTCAAGGCGGTGGACGGGCTCTCGTTCGACGTCGAGCGGGGCAAGACCCTCGGCATCGTGGGCGAGTCGGGCTCCGGCAAGTCCGTGACGAACCTGACCGTCCTCGGACTGCACAACCGCAAGACCACCGACATCGACGGCGAGATCGTCCTGGACGGCCAGGAGCTGACCGGCGCGTCCGAGAAGGAGCTGGAGAAGCTTCGCGGCAACAAGGTCGCGATGATCTTCCAGGACCCGCTCACCGCGCTGTCGCCGTACTACACCGTGGGCCGGCAGCTCTCCGAGCCGTTCATGAAGCACCGCGGGGCCTCCAAGAAGGAGGCGAAGGCCCGGGCCATCGAGATGCTCGACAAGGTCGGCATCCCCCAGCCCGCCCTCCGCTTCAACGACTACCCGCACCAGTTCTCCGGCGGTATGCGCCAGCGCGCCATGATCGCCATGGCGCTGATGTGCGACCCGGACCTGCTGATCGCGGACGAGCCCACCACGGCGCTCGACGTGACCGTGCAGGCCCAGATCCTCGACCTGCTCAAGGACCTCCAGCAGGAGTTCGGGTCGGCGATCATCTTCATCACCCACGACCTGGGCGTCATCGCCAACATGGCCGACGATCTGCTCGTGATGTACGCGGGACGGGCGGTGGAGCGCGGCAGCGTCCGCGAGGTGCTCCAGGCGCCCCAGCACCCGTACACCTGGGGTCTGCTGAGCTCCATGCCGCGTCTGGGCGGGGACACCGGCGAGTCGCTCGTGCCGATCCCGGGTTCGCCGCCCTCGCTGCTGAACCCGCCGACCGGCTGCCCCTTCCACCCGCGGTGCGCCTTCACCGACAAGGTCAGCGGCGCGTCGTGTTCGGGCGAGCGGCCGTTGCTGGGCGCGGGGCGCTCGGCCGCGTGCCACCTCACGGGGGAGCAGAAGCAGACCATTTTCATCGATCAGATCAAGCCCCGGCTGGGCTAG
- a CDS encoding ABC transporter ATP-binding protein, translating to MSENVTLPKQQGSTDKPAGEPLLTVEGLTKHFPIYGGFPFKRQVGAVKAVDGVDLTVHAGESLGLVGESGCGKSTTGRLITRLMEPTSGKITYAGRDITRANRRQLAPVRSEIQMIFQDPYSSLNPRQTVGTIIKSPMEVNGINPPGGREKRVRELLETVGLNPEHYNRFPHEFSGGQRQRIGVARALALEPKLIVADEPVSALDVSIQAQVVNLLQKVQDELGIAFLFIAHDLAVVRHFSQRVAVMYLGKVMEVADRDSLYNRPRHPYTHALLSAVPEADVDTGKKERIRLAGDVPSPVNPPSGCRFRTRCWKAQDKCATEEPPLVQISGNREGHLTACHFPEDPSTEARTEDVVMDPALAALEEEHGSDD from the coding sequence ATGAGCGAGAACGTCACTCTGCCGAAGCAGCAGGGATCCACGGACAAGCCCGCCGGTGAGCCGTTGCTCACCGTCGAGGGCCTGACGAAGCACTTCCCCATCTACGGCGGCTTCCCCTTCAAGCGCCAGGTGGGTGCGGTCAAGGCGGTGGACGGGGTCGACCTGACCGTGCACGCCGGTGAGTCCCTCGGCCTCGTCGGCGAGTCGGGCTGCGGCAAGTCCACCACGGGTCGTCTGATCACCCGGCTGATGGAGCCGACCAGCGGAAAGATCACCTACGCCGGACGGGACATCACCCGTGCGAACCGCAGGCAGCTCGCGCCGGTCCGGTCCGAGATCCAGATGATCTTCCAGGACCCGTACTCGTCGCTGAACCCGCGGCAGACCGTCGGCACGATCATCAAGAGCCCGATGGAGGTCAACGGCATCAACCCGCCCGGCGGCCGTGAGAAGCGGGTGCGGGAGCTGCTGGAGACCGTGGGTCTCAACCCCGAGCACTACAACCGCTTCCCGCACGAGTTCTCCGGCGGTCAGCGGCAGCGCATCGGTGTGGCCCGGGCCCTCGCGCTGGAGCCGAAGCTGATCGTCGCCGACGAGCCGGTCTCCGCGCTCGACGTGTCGATCCAGGCGCAGGTCGTGAACCTGCTGCAGAAGGTCCAGGACGAGTTGGGCATCGCCTTCCTCTTCATCGCCCACGACCTCGCGGTCGTCCGGCACTTCTCGCAGCGCGTGGCCGTGATGTACCTGGGCAAGGTGATGGAGGTCGCGGACCGCGACTCGCTGTACAACCGGCCCCGTCACCCGTACACGCACGCCCTGCTCTCGGCGGTGCCCGAGGCCGACGTGGACACCGGCAAGAAGGAGCGGATCCGCCTCGCCGGCGACGTCCCCTCTCCGGTGAACCCGCCGTCCGGCTGCCGCTTCCGCACCCGCTGCTGGAAGGCGCAGGACAAGTGCGCGACCGAGGAGCCGCCGCTGGTGCAGATCTCCGGGAACCGCGAGGGTCACCTGACGGCCTGTCACTTCCCGGAGGACCCCTCGACCGAGGCCCGTACCGAGGACGTCGTGATGGACCCGGCGCTCGCGGCGCTGGAGGAGGAGCACGGCTCCGACGACTGA